From a single Streptomyces sp. NBC_00377 genomic region:
- a CDS encoding isopenicillin N synthase family dioxygenase → MTNPSYQQLPIIDLSAADRGPQARALLHAQLHSAAHDVGFFQLVGHGVGDRETEDLLSAMRAFFALPEAERLAIDNVNSPHFRGYTRTGDERTGGRQDWRDQLDIGAERPARTPGPGEPAYWWLEGPNQWPAGLPALRAAALAWIERLSAVAEKLLHELLASIGAPVGFYDPVFGERAHPHLKLVRYPGSAGDGAGQGVGAHKDYGFLTLLLQDQVGGLQVQRADGLFHDVPPLPGAFVVNLGELLEVATDGYLVATNHRVVSPPSAVERFSVPFFYNPRLDARVEPLPFPHASAAPGVTDDPANPLFAEYGFNELKGKLRAHPLVAERHHAELLSPA, encoded by the coding sequence ATGACGAACCCGTCGTACCAGCAACTGCCGATCATCGATCTCTCCGCGGCCGACCGCGGTCCCCAGGCGCGGGCGCTGCTGCACGCACAGCTGCACAGCGCCGCGCACGACGTGGGGTTCTTCCAGCTGGTCGGGCATGGGGTCGGCGACCGGGAGACCGAGGATCTGCTGTCCGCCATGCGGGCCTTCTTCGCCCTGCCGGAGGCCGAACGGCTCGCGATCGACAACGTGAACTCGCCGCACTTCCGCGGGTACACCCGCACCGGTGACGAGCGGACCGGCGGCCGGCAGGACTGGCGGGACCAGCTCGACATCGGGGCCGAGCGCCCCGCGCGGACACCGGGTCCGGGTGAGCCCGCCTACTGGTGGCTGGAAGGGCCCAACCAGTGGCCGGCCGGGCTTCCCGCGCTGCGGGCCGCCGCGCTCGCCTGGATCGAGCGGCTGAGCGCCGTCGCCGAGAAGCTGCTGCACGAGCTGCTCGCCTCCATCGGGGCGCCCGTCGGCTTCTACGACCCGGTCTTCGGAGAACGCGCGCATCCGCATCTGAAGCTCGTGCGGTACCCCGGGAGCGCGGGCGACGGAGCCGGCCAGGGGGTCGGGGCACACAAGGACTACGGCTTTCTGACGCTGCTGCTCCAGGACCAGGTCGGCGGGCTCCAGGTGCAGCGCGCGGACGGCCTGTTCCATGACGTCCCGCCGCTGCCGGGCGCCTTCGTCGTCAACCTGGGCGAGCTCCTCGAGGTGGCGACCGACGGCTACCTCGTGGCCACCAACCACCGGGTCGTGTCGCCGCCGAGTGCCGTCGAACGGTTCTCCGTGCCGTTCTTCTACAACCCGCGGCTGGACGCCCGCGTCGAGCCGCTGCCCTTCCCGCACGCCTCCGCCGCACCCGGCGTGACCGACGACCCGGCCAACCCGCTCTTCGCCGAGTACGGCTTCAACGAACTGAAGGGCAAGCTGCGGGCCCACCCGCTGGTGGCCGAGCGGCATCACGCGGAGCTGCTCAGCCCCGCGTGA
- a CDS encoding GNAT family N-acetyltransferase: MTDLRLRTGPVVGEGMLEQWRQVHNTIVPPAALSLDEVRERAGRYRLENAYVGDVLVGCSTVRPPEGEEAVATVIARVLPEYRRRGHGAALYATALAHARVLGARVVETCVLAVNEDGLRFARAHGFVEVERYVLDGGTAQWVDLRLAAPR, encoded by the coding sequence GTGACTGATCTTCGTCTGCGTACCGGGCCCGTCGTCGGTGAGGGCATGCTCGAGCAGTGGCGGCAGGTGCACAACACGATCGTGCCGCCGGCCGCCCTGTCCCTCGACGAGGTGCGTGAGCGGGCGGGCCGCTACCGGCTGGAGAACGCCTACGTCGGTGACGTCCTCGTCGGCTGCTCGACCGTGCGGCCGCCCGAGGGCGAGGAGGCGGTGGCGACCGTCATCGCGCGCGTGCTGCCCGAGTACCGGAGGCGCGGGCACGGCGCCGCCCTGTACGCCACGGCGCTCGCCCACGCGCGCGTGCTCGGCGCCCGGGTGGTGGAGACGTGCGTGCTGGCCGTCAACGAGGACGGCCTGCGGTTCGCGCGGGCGCACGGCTTCGTCGAGGTCGAGCGGTACGTGCTCGACGGCGGGACGGCGCAGTGGGTCGACCTGCGGCTCGCGGCTCCGCGGTGA
- a CDS encoding PAS domain-containing protein, with protein MSASRRSGTTDELGPDEPERPGRSGDDGPTPPDDARTPVGPDGADLLAALLDGMDAALCAFDVDGVVTHWNREAERILGWSAAEAVGRHGFAGWAVREADAEDIQVRLMSAMHAPGRQVHEFALLTKDGGRVLVRTQSAAVRGPDGKPAGLYCAFSEVHAQIDLERSIALSEALFDDASWGVVLVDADLRPAVVNAHAARALGTGRTAALGRPLGDLLTRGVEELENALTHVLAEGAPPAPAELWVGVRTPEGEKRRCWRSGFLRLASPLAEEPVPLGVGWIFQDVTEAKQGEQEASLLRFRANQLHRAARAAAECEDPAEAATVHLDFALAGFADHALVDRVMGGARADAEGAGPLRLMRVAATPSGGPGPSSLTGHTGLPVRYGEAHPALQCVARAGSVRAGAGAVSADEAREWARARQWPDDTVYGLCAVLRSRGRTMGVVTFLRGGGRTPFERSDAVYAEDVAVRIATALDLADLTGAADAAGRGDGA; from the coding sequence GTGAGTGCTTCCCGGCGTAGTGGGACCACCGACGAGTTGGGCCCCGACGAGCCCGAGCGGCCCGGGCGGTCGGGCGACGACGGCCCCACGCCCCCGGACGACGCGCGGACACCGGTCGGCCCGGACGGCGCCGACCTGCTCGCCGCGCTGCTCGACGGCATGGACGCGGCCCTGTGCGCGTTCGACGTCGACGGCGTCGTCACGCACTGGAACCGCGAGGCCGAGCGCATCCTCGGCTGGAGCGCCGCCGAGGCCGTCGGGCGGCACGGATTCGCCGGCTGGGCCGTGCGCGAGGCCGACGCCGAGGACATCCAGGTGCGGCTGATGTCCGCCATGCACGCACCGGGCCGCCAGGTCCACGAGTTCGCGCTGCTCACCAAGGACGGCGGCCGGGTCCTGGTGCGCACCCAGTCCGCCGCCGTGCGCGGGCCGGACGGCAAACCCGCGGGGCTGTACTGCGCTTTCAGCGAGGTGCACGCCCAGATCGACCTGGAGCGCTCCATCGCGCTCAGCGAGGCCCTCTTCGACGACGCCTCCTGGGGTGTCGTCCTGGTCGACGCCGACCTGCGCCCCGCCGTCGTCAACGCGCATGCCGCCCGCGCGCTCGGGACGGGCCGTACGGCCGCCCTGGGACGCCCCCTGGGCGATCTGCTCACCCGGGGCGTCGAGGAGCTGGAGAACGCGCTGACCCATGTCCTCGCCGAGGGCGCCCCGCCGGCCCCGGCCGAGCTGTGGGTCGGGGTGCGCACCCCGGAGGGCGAGAAGCGGCGCTGCTGGCGCAGCGGCTTCCTGCGGCTCGCCTCGCCGCTCGCCGAGGAGCCGGTGCCCCTCGGGGTCGGCTGGATCTTCCAGGACGTCACCGAGGCCAAGCAGGGCGAGCAGGAGGCCTCGCTGCTGCGCTTCCGCGCCAACCAGCTGCACCGGGCCGCCCGCGCCGCCGCCGAGTGCGAGGACCCCGCCGAGGCCGCCACCGTCCACCTCGACTTCGCGCTCGCCGGGTTCGCCGACCACGCCCTGGTGGACCGCGTGATGGGCGGCGCACGGGCCGATGCGGAGGGGGCCGGGCCGCTGCGGCTGATGCGGGTCGCGGCCACCCCGTCCGGCGGGCCGGGTCCCAGCTCGCTCACCGGACACACGGGCCTGCCCGTCCGCTACGGCGAGGCGCATCCGGCGCTCCAGTGCGTGGCGCGGGCCGGGTCGGTGCGGGCCGGCGCGGGCGCCGTGTCGGCCGACGAGGCGCGGGAGTGGGCCCGGGCGCGCCAGTGGCCCGACGACACGGTGTACGGCCTGTGCGCGGTTCTGCGCAGCCGGGGTCGCACCATGGGGGTCGTGACGTTCCTGCGCGGCGGTGGCCGCACACCCTTCGAACGTTCCGACGCGGTCTACGCCGAGGACGTGGCCGTCCGCATAGCGACGGCCCTGGACCTCGCCGACCTGACCGGCGCCGCCGACGCGGCGGGCCGGGGCGACGGCGCCTGA
- a CDS encoding SIS domain-containing protein yields the protein MTDRKLAAQFFDAAIALLQRARDEEADAFEAAGTLLADTVTAGGRLFAFGAGHSSLAAQDVVYRAGGLALMNLLAVPGVVGVDVRPATLGSALERVDGLASAVLDTSPLRAGDALVIISLSGRNALPVEMAQKARALGVRVIGVTSVAYASETTSRHVSGTFLKDHCDVVLDSKIAVGDAELTLDTVPAPFAPASTVVTSALLQAVMATAAGVLAERGVEPPLLRSGNVDGGHDWNGRIMEEYRDRIFYLH from the coding sequence ATGACCGACCGCAAGCTCGCCGCCCAGTTCTTCGACGCCGCGATCGCCCTGCTCCAGCGGGCCCGCGACGAGGAGGCCGACGCCTTCGAGGCCGCCGGCACGCTCCTCGCCGACACGGTGACCGCGGGCGGCCGCCTCTTCGCCTTCGGCGCCGGCCACTCCTCCCTCGCCGCGCAGGACGTCGTCTACCGGGCGGGCGGCCTCGCCCTGATGAACCTGCTCGCGGTCCCGGGCGTCGTGGGCGTCGACGTGAGGCCCGCCACCCTCGGCTCGGCCCTGGAGCGCGTCGACGGCCTCGCGAGCGCCGTCCTGGACACCTCGCCCCTGCGCGCGGGCGACGCCCTCGTCATCATCTCGCTGTCCGGCCGCAACGCCCTGCCCGTGGAGATGGCCCAGAAGGCCCGCGCCCTGGGAGTCCGGGTCATCGGCGTGACGTCCGTGGCCTACGCCTCCGAGACGACGTCCCGGCACGTCTCCGGAACGTTCCTGAAGGACCACTGCGACGTCGTCCTCGACTCGAAGATCGCCGTCGGGGACGCCGAGCTCACCCTCGACACCGTCCCCGCGCCCTTCGCCCCCGCCTCCACGGTCGTCACCTCCGCCCTCCTCCAGGCCGTCATGGCCACCGCGGCCGGTGTCCTCGCCGAGCGCGGCGTCGAGCCCCCGCTGCTGCGCTCCGGCAACGTCGACGGCGGCCACGACTGGAACGGGCGGATCATGGAGGAGTACCGGGACCGCATCTTCTACCTCCACTGA
- a CDS encoding metal-dependent transcriptional regulator: protein MSGLIDTTEMYLRTILELEEEGVVPMRARIAERLDQSGPTVSQTVARMERDGLVSVATDRHLELTDEGRRLATRVMRKHRLAECLLVDVIGLEWEQVHAEACRWEHVMSEAVERRVLELLRHPTESPYGNPIPGLEELGEKDGADPFLDEGMVSLADLAPGQEGKTVVVRRIGEPIQTDAQLMYTLRRAGVQPGSVVSVTESAGGVLVGSGGEAAELQSEVASHVFVAKR, encoded by the coding sequence ATGTCCGGACTGATCGACACCACGGAGATGTATCTCCGCACCATCCTCGAGCTGGAAGAGGAAGGTGTGGTGCCCATGCGTGCCCGGATCGCCGAGCGCCTCGACCAGAGCGGGCCCACGGTCAGCCAGACGGTGGCGCGCATGGAGCGCGACGGCCTGGTGTCCGTGGCCACCGACCGCCACCTGGAGCTCACCGACGAGGGCCGCCGGCTGGCCACGCGCGTGATGCGCAAGCACCGCCTCGCCGAGTGTCTCCTCGTCGACGTGATCGGCCTGGAGTGGGAGCAGGTGCACGCCGAGGCCTGTCGCTGGGAGCACGTGATGAGCGAAGCCGTCGAGCGGCGTGTGCTGGAGCTGCTGCGGCACCCGACCGAGTCGCCCTACGGCAACCCGATCCCGGGCCTGGAGGAGCTGGGCGAGAAGGACGGCGCCGACCCGTTCCTGGACGAGGGCATGGTCTCGCTGGCCGATCTCGCCCCGGGCCAGGAGGGCAAGACGGTCGTCGTCCGCCGTATCGGCGAGCCGATCCAGACGGACGCCCAGCTGATGTACACGCTGCGCCGCGCGGGCGTGCAGCCGGGCTCGGTGGTCAGTGTGACGGAGTCCGCGGGCGGTGTGCTGGTGGGCAGCGGCGGCGAGGCGGCCGAGCTCCAGTCGGAGGTCGCGTCCCACGTGTTCGTCGCGAAGCGCTGA
- a CDS encoding alpha/beta fold hydrolase, whose product MARRIEVTGAGGVRLAAWEFGDPPKGDPAKAVTEPVIPSQSVAERGRGRPAENDDGSRPGVLLLHGLMGRASHWASTARWLSERHRAVALDQRGHGQSEKPPEAAFTREAYVEDAEAALEQLGLAPALLIGHAMGALTAWQLAAKRPDLVRGLIVCDMRASALGAASQREWGDWFKSWPVPFATLADVRKWFGEDDPWVERPNPSRGEFYAEVMQESPDGWRPVFEPEQMLKSRETWVYDAHWEELTQVQCPALVVRGLDGELGRAEAQEMVRVLPRGEYAEVSDAGHLVHYDQPEGWRTAIEPFLDAVLAPEAP is encoded by the coding sequence ATGGCGCGACGCATCGAAGTGACCGGGGCGGGGGGCGTACGCCTGGCGGCCTGGGAGTTCGGTGACCCGCCCAAGGGCGACCCGGCGAAAGCGGTGACGGAGCCCGTGATTCCGTCCCAGAGCGTGGCGGAGCGGGGCAGGGGCCGGCCGGCCGAGAACGACGACGGAAGCAGGCCGGGTGTCCTGTTACTCCATGGTCTGATGGGCCGGGCCTCGCACTGGGCGTCCACCGCCCGGTGGCTCTCCGAGCGGCACCGCGCGGTCGCCCTCGACCAGCGCGGCCACGGCCAGAGCGAGAAGCCGCCCGAGGCCGCGTTCACCCGCGAGGCCTATGTGGAGGACGCGGAGGCCGCGCTCGAGCAGCTCGGCCTCGCCCCGGCCCTTCTCATCGGCCACGCCATGGGCGCGCTCACCGCGTGGCAGCTCGCCGCCAAGCGCCCCGACCTGGTGCGCGGCCTGATCGTCTGCGACATGCGCGCCTCCGCGCTGGGAGCGGCCTCGCAGCGCGAGTGGGGCGACTGGTTCAAGTCCTGGCCGGTCCCCTTCGCCACGCTCGCCGACGTCCGCAAGTGGTTCGGCGAGGACGACCCCTGGGTGGAGCGCCCGAACCCGTCCCGGGGCGAGTTCTACGCCGAGGTGATGCAGGAGTCGCCGGACGGCTGGCGTCCGGTCTTCGAGCCCGAGCAGATGCTCAAGTCCCGCGAGACCTGGGTCTACGACGCGCACTGGGAGGAGCTCACCCAGGTGCAGTGTCCGGCGCTGGTGGTGCGCGGCCTGGACGGCGAGCTCGGTCGCGCCGAGGCGCAGGAGATGGTGCGCGTCCTGCCCCGCGGCGAGTACGCGGAGGTCTCCGACGCCGGGCACCTCGTGCACTACGACCAGCCGGAGGGGTGGCGCACGGCGATCGAACCGTTCCTCGACGCCGTACTCGCTCCCGAAGCCCCCTGA
- a CDS encoding transporter → MSEPTPAPAPLPTSAPATAPASSPVASSPDLVATVVRLKLSLLRNGLRQSGGRRAAYVVSAVVTLLFAALQLLGLIALRGHDHAVSLVVLLVAVLGLGWAVMPLFFPSGDETLDPTRLVMLPLRPRPLVRALLAASLVGIGPLFTLLMLVGSVVSVAHGAAAWAVGVLAVVLGLLVCVALARAVAAANIRLLTSRRGRDLAVLSGLVVAIGAQLVNFGAQRLGTSGLGQLDPVAEVLRWLPPASAVGAVDSVSEGAYGVAAAQIAVSAGALVLLVRVWTRSLTLLMTSPDGSTLQAAEPAARERRSSAGLGRLLPGGRTGTVMERSLRYVWRDPKTKAAWVTSLAIGLIVPVFNALQGTGSIYFACFAAGMLGIQMYNQFGQDTSAFWMVAMTISSRRDAYVELRARALALLLITLPYATLVTVLTTAMLGDWRKLPEALGLSLALLGAMLTTGAWTSARFPYSIPQEGYKNVAPGQAGLAWIAIFGGMVSAALLCAPVIAVTIWLNVSEGGEAWTWLLLPGGAAYGTALTLLGLRLAAPRTAARLPEILTAVSKG, encoded by the coding sequence GTGAGCGAGCCGACTCCCGCACCGGCCCCCTTGCCGACGTCCGCGCCGGCCACCGCGCCGGCTTCCTCCCCGGTCGCCTCTTCGCCGGACCTCGTCGCCACGGTCGTCCGGCTGAAGCTGTCGCTGCTGCGCAACGGGCTGCGGCAGTCCGGCGGCCGACGGGCCGCGTACGTCGTCTCCGCGGTCGTCACCCTGCTGTTCGCCGCGCTTCAGCTGCTCGGGCTGATCGCGTTGCGCGGCCACGACCACGCGGTGTCCCTCGTGGTGCTCCTCGTGGCGGTGCTGGGGCTGGGCTGGGCGGTGATGCCCCTGTTCTTCCCCAGTGGCGACGAGACCCTGGACCCGACCCGGCTGGTGATGCTCCCGCTGCGGCCCCGGCCGCTGGTACGGGCGCTGCTGGCGGCCTCACTGGTGGGCATCGGTCCGCTGTTCACCCTGCTGATGCTGGTCGGGTCGGTGGTGTCGGTGGCGCACGGGGCCGCAGCGTGGGCGGTGGGCGTGCTCGCCGTCGTCCTCGGACTGCTGGTGTGCGTGGCGCTCGCCCGGGCCGTGGCCGCCGCCAACATCCGGCTGCTGACCAGCCGCAGGGGACGCGATCTGGCGGTGCTGAGCGGGCTGGTCGTCGCGATCGGCGCGCAGCTCGTCAACTTCGGGGCGCAGCGGCTCGGGACGTCCGGCCTCGGGCAGCTCGATCCGGTGGCGGAGGTGCTGCGGTGGCTGCCGCCGGCCTCGGCGGTCGGCGCGGTCGACTCGGTGAGCGAGGGGGCCTACGGGGTCGCCGCGGCGCAGATCGCCGTCAGCGCGGGTGCGCTGGTGCTGCTGGTACGGGTGTGGACGCGGAGTCTGACCCTGTTGATGACGTCTCCGGACGGCTCCACCCTCCAGGCCGCCGAGCCGGCCGCGCGGGAACGGCGGAGCTCGGCGGGGCTGGGCCGGCTGCTGCCGGGCGGGCGCACCGGCACCGTGATGGAACGCAGCCTGCGCTACGTCTGGCGCGACCCGAAGACGAAGGCGGCCTGGGTGACGTCGCTGGCCATCGGGCTGATCGTGCCCGTCTTCAACGCGCTGCAAGGCACCGGTTCGATCTACTTCGCCTGTTTCGCCGCCGGGATGCTCGGCATCCAGATGTACAACCAGTTCGGGCAGGACACGTCCGCGTTCTGGATGGTCGCGATGACGATCTCCTCGCGCCGTGACGCCTATGTCGAGCTGCGCGCGCGGGCGCTGGCACTGCTGCTGATCACCCTGCCCTACGCGACGCTGGTGACCGTGCTGACGACGGCGATGCTCGGTGACTGGCGGAAGCTGCCCGAGGCGCTGGGGCTGTCCCTCGCGCTGCTCGGGGCGATGCTGACGACCGGTGCCTGGACCTCGGCCCGCTTCCCCTACTCGATTCCCCAGGAGGGCTACAAGAACGTGGCCCCCGGTCAGGCCGGCCTCGCCTGGATCGCGATCTTCGGCGGGATGGTGTCGGCGGCCCTGCTGTGCGCGCCCGTCATCGCGGTGACGATCTGGCTGAACGTCTCCGAGGGCGGGGAGGCCTGGACCTGGCTGCTGCTGCCGGGGGGCGCGGCGTACGGGACGGCGCTCACCTTGCTGGGGCTGCGCCTGGCCGCCCCCCGGACCGCTGCACGCCTCCCGGAAATCCTGACCGCGGTGAGCAAGGGCTGA
- a CDS encoding ABC transporter ATP-binding protein — MTSVRVRNLWKRFGQQVAVAGIDLDLPSGKFIGLVGPNGAGKTTTLSMVTGLLRPDQGSVEVVGHDVWRDPVEVKARIGVLPEGLRLFERLSGRELLVYNGRLRGLPGAEVDKRATQLLDVLDLAGAQHKLVVDYSTGMRKKIGLASALLHNPEVLFLDEPFEGVDPVSAQIIRGVLERYTASGATVVFSSHVMELVESLCDWVAVLAAGRIRAHGTLEEVRGSAPSLQRAFLELVGAQGRDTGSDLDWLGGGAAR; from the coding sequence ATGACGTCCGTACGCGTGCGCAACCTCTGGAAGCGGTTCGGTCAGCAGGTCGCCGTCGCCGGGATCGATCTCGATCTGCCGTCGGGGAAGTTCATCGGGCTGGTCGGGCCGAACGGCGCCGGGAAGACCACGACCCTGTCGATGGTGACCGGTCTGCTGCGGCCCGATCAGGGGTCCGTGGAGGTCGTCGGCCATGACGTGTGGCGGGACCCCGTCGAGGTGAAGGCGCGGATCGGGGTGCTGCCGGAGGGGCTGCGGCTGTTCGAGCGGCTGTCGGGGCGTGAACTGCTCGTCTACAACGGGCGGTTGCGGGGGCTGCCGGGCGCCGAGGTCGACAAGCGGGCCACACAGCTGCTCGATGTCCTCGATCTGGCCGGGGCCCAGCACAAGCTGGTCGTGGACTACTCGACCGGCATGCGGAAGAAGATCGGGCTCGCGTCCGCGCTGCTGCACAACCCCGAAGTGCTGTTCCTCGACGAGCCGTTCGAAGGCGTCGACCCGGTGTCCGCACAGATCATCCGGGGAGTGCTGGAGCGGTACACGGCATCCGGGGCGACGGTCGTGTTCTCCTCCCATGTCATGGAGCTCGTCGAGTCGCTGTGCGACTGGGTGGCGGTGCTCGCGGCGGGACGGATCCGGGCGCACGGGACGCTGGAGGAGGTGCGGGGCTCGGCCCCCTCCCTTCAGCGGGCGTTCCTCGAACTCGTCGGGGCACAGGGGCGGGACACCGGCTCCGACCTCGACTGGCTGGGCGGCGGGGCGGCCCGGTGA
- a CDS encoding bifunctional DNA primase/polymerase, translating into MFIVEETIAGAEATQIPKQRGESLLETAVRYAEERHWDVFPGTWLEPVDGMQRCSCGDGACAAPGAHPARPDWAAQATGSATVARRMWQKQPTASILLPTGRTFDAISVPETAGFLALARMERMELTLGPVTLTPDRRMQFFVLPGASAKVPDLVRRLGWSLGALDLVTLGEGTYVAAPPTRFGSRGAVQWACRPTAANRWLPDAEELISPLAYACGRDR; encoded by the coding sequence GTGTTCATCGTGGAAGAGACCATCGCGGGCGCCGAAGCCACTCAAATCCCGAAGCAGCGCGGGGAATCGCTGCTCGAGACAGCCGTTCGTTACGCCGAGGAACGTCATTGGGACGTGTTCCCCGGCACCTGGCTGGAACCCGTCGACGGAATGCAGCGCTGCTCCTGCGGCGACGGCGCGTGTGCGGCGCCTGGCGCGCACCCCGCGCGCCCCGACTGGGCCGCGCAGGCCACCGGCAGCGCCACGGTGGCGCGCCGGATGTGGCAGAAGCAGCCGACCGCGTCGATCCTGCTGCCGACCGGGCGCACGTTCGACGCGATCTCCGTGCCGGAGACGGCCGGGTTCCTGGCCCTGGCGCGGATGGAGCGGATGGAGTTGACGCTCGGTCCTGTCACGTTGACGCCGGACCGGCGGATGCAGTTCTTCGTCCTGCCGGGGGCATCGGCGAAGGTGCCGGACCTGGTGCGCAGGCTGGGCTGGTCGCTGGGGGCGCTCGACCTGGTGACCCTCGGCGAGGGCACGTACGTGGCCGCGCCGCCCACCCGGTTCGGCTCACGGGGCGCTGTGCAGTGGGCCTGCCGGCCGACCGCCGCGAACCGATGGCTGCCGGACGCGGAGGAGTTGATCTCCCCGCTCGCCTACGCCTGCGGGCGGGACCGCTAG
- a CDS encoding transcriptional regulator, producing MAARPLVARQPNERLQALIQEAGCSNAGLARRVNMCGAEHGLDLRYDKTSVARWLRGQQPRGRAPAIIAEALGRKLGRTVTIDEIGMANGKNLASGVGLQFSPTVLGAIEQVCELWRSDVGRRDFLSGSSVAASALVEPSRDWLISSPDAQVARSAGPRVGLSDVAAVQAMTQALVDLDHQYGSGHVRPVVVHYLNSVVSGLLAGSYREAVGRELFASVARLTELAGYMAVDTGQPGLAQRYYIQALRLAQAAGDRGYGGYVLAASMSHLAAQLGNPREIAQLARAAQEGARGRVTPRAQAMFLAAEARGHALMGDARGAHMASGRAVSALEAADPSAGDDPAWIAHFDEAYLADELAHCHRDLGQAEAAARCAEESLAGHPESRARRRAIGYVLLATAQVQQRDIEQACNTGLKAVELLETLRSNRGAEYLEDLQLRLDPFRDESVVREFGARLELQTAA from the coding sequence ATGGCCGCAAGGCCGCTAGTCGCGCGGCAGCCGAACGAACGGCTGCAAGCGCTCATCCAGGAGGCGGGGTGCTCGAACGCCGGGCTCGCCCGTCGCGTCAACATGTGTGGCGCCGAGCACGGTCTCGACCTGCGCTACGACAAGACGTCCGTGGCCCGTTGGCTCCGGGGACAGCAGCCGCGCGGACGCGCCCCGGCGATCATCGCGGAGGCGCTGGGCCGCAAGCTCGGCCGTACGGTCACGATCGACGAGATCGGCATGGCCAACGGCAAGAACCTCGCCTCGGGCGTGGGTCTCCAGTTCTCGCCGACGGTACTGGGGGCCATCGAGCAGGTCTGTGAGCTGTGGCGCAGCGACGTGGGCCGACGTGACTTCCTCTCCGGTTCGTCCGTGGCCGCCTCGGCGCTGGTCGAGCCCAGCCGCGACTGGCTGATCTCCTCACCCGACGCACAGGTGGCGCGGTCGGCCGGTCCCCGGGTGGGCCTGTCCGACGTCGCGGCCGTCCAGGCGATGACCCAGGCGCTGGTCGACCTGGACCACCAGTACGGCAGCGGGCATGTGCGCCCGGTCGTGGTGCACTACCTCAACAGCGTCGTCTCCGGGCTGCTGGCCGGGTCCTACCGGGAGGCGGTGGGCCGCGAACTGTTCGCGTCCGTGGCGCGGTTGACGGAACTCGCCGGGTACATGGCCGTCGACACCGGCCAACCGGGCCTCGCCCAGCGCTACTACATCCAGGCCCTGCGACTCGCCCAGGCGGCGGGCGACCGGGGGTACGGCGGATACGTCCTCGCCGCCTCCATGAGCCATCTCGCCGCGCAGCTCGGAAACCCGCGGGAGATCGCCCAGTTGGCGCGCGCGGCGCAGGAGGGGGCGCGGGGGCGGGTGACACCGCGCGCGCAGGCGATGTTCCTCGCGGCGGAGGCGCGCGGCCACGCGTTGATGGGTGACGCGCGCGGGGCGCACATGGCCTCAGGGCGGGCGGTGTCGGCGCTGGAGGCGGCCGATCCGTCCGCCGGGGACGATCCGGCGTGGATCGCGCACTTCGACGAGGCCTATCTCGCCGACGAGTTGGCGCACTGTCACCGCGACCTGGGCCAGGCCGAGGCGGCGGCGCGCTGCGCCGAAGAGTCCCTGGCCGGGCATCCGGAGAGCCGTGCGCGCCGGCGCGCGATCGGCTACGTCCTGCTGGCGACCGCGCAGGTGCAGCAGCGCGACATCGAACAGGCCTGCAACACCGGCCTGAAGGCGGTCGAGTTGCTGGAGACGCTGCGCTCCAACCGTGGCGCGGAGTACCTGGAGGACCTTCAGTTGCGGCTGGACCCCTTCCGGGACGAGTCGGTGGTGAGGGAGTTCGGGGCGCGGCTGGAGCTTCAGACCGCCGCGTGA